A stretch of the Amycolatopsis sp. BJA-103 genome encodes the following:
- a CDS encoding AMP-binding protein: MRLTEYLDKGASLDPAAPCLTMGDDSLSYGDVRELSWRVGRALARSGIGPGDKVAILSGNDPLSFGCVFGISRAGAVWCPVNPRNEAAENRELLDLFDCACLLVQESFAPLVSRMLPDLPKLTTVVCLDGSMPGAVPFSEWLDGAGTEPWEETPPDDLVMLVGTGGTTGRPKAVMLSGTNVETMSALTLMSYPFTGRPRYLALAPLTHAAGVLCFPVMTLGGEIVVMPSPDLGEFAALVERRRITHTFLPPTLIYLLLDNPALDRADLSSLQCLWYGAAPMSATKLAEAITRIGPVFGQLFGQSEAPMMISTLAPADHVRADGSLATERFTSAGRPTPLTRVAIMSGKGEILPPGERGEIVVRGSLVMPGYYKNPDATAEASAYGWHHTGDIGYLDEDHYLYIVDRAKDMIITGGFNVYSAEVEQALMAHEAVQDCAVIGLPHEKWGEQITAVVQLHSGRTAPADELRAAVKERLGSVKTPKEVLIWPDLPRSKIGKVLKTEIRKALLDND; this comes from the coding sequence GTGCGATTGACCGAGTACCTCGACAAGGGCGCTTCACTCGATCCGGCGGCGCCCTGCCTCACCATGGGCGACGACTCCTTGAGCTACGGCGACGTGCGGGAACTGTCGTGGCGGGTGGGGCGGGCGCTGGCCCGGTCCGGCATCGGACCCGGCGACAAGGTGGCGATCCTGTCCGGGAACGATCCCCTGTCGTTCGGCTGCGTCTTCGGGATCAGCCGGGCCGGTGCTGTGTGGTGCCCGGTCAACCCGCGCAACGAGGCGGCCGAGAACCGGGAACTGCTCGACCTGTTCGACTGCGCCTGCCTCCTGGTGCAGGAGTCCTTCGCACCGCTCGTCTCCCGGATGCTTCCCGACCTGCCGAAGCTGACCACCGTGGTCTGTCTCGACGGCTCGATGCCCGGCGCCGTCCCGTTTTCCGAGTGGCTCGACGGCGCCGGCACCGAACCGTGGGAGGAGACACCGCCGGACGACCTGGTCATGCTCGTCGGCACCGGCGGCACCACGGGCCGCCCCAAAGCGGTGATGCTCAGCGGAACCAACGTCGAGACGATGTCTGCGCTCACGCTGATGAGCTACCCGTTCACCGGGCGGCCGCGTTACCTGGCGCTCGCGCCGCTCACCCACGCGGCGGGCGTGCTCTGCTTCCCGGTCATGACGCTCGGCGGGGAGATCGTGGTCATGCCGTCGCCCGACCTCGGCGAGTTCGCCGCCCTGGTGGAACGCCGCCGGATCACGCACACCTTCCTGCCACCGACGTTGATCTACCTCCTGCTCGACAATCCGGCGCTGGACCGCGCCGATCTTTCGTCGCTGCAATGCCTTTGGTACGGCGCCGCACCGATGTCGGCCACCAAACTCGCCGAAGCGATCACCCGGATCGGCCCCGTCTTCGGGCAGCTGTTCGGGCAGAGTGAAGCCCCCATGATGATCTCCACCCTCGCCCCGGCCGACCACGTCCGCGCCGACGGATCGCTCGCCACGGAACGGTTCACCTCCGCCGGACGGCCGACACCGCTGACCCGGGTCGCGATCATGTCCGGGAAGGGTGAGATCCTGCCGCCGGGCGAACGCGGCGAGATCGTCGTCCGCGGTTCGCTGGTGATGCCCGGCTACTACAAGAATCCGGACGCGACAGCGGAAGCGAGCGCGTACGGCTGGCATCACACCGGCGATATCGGGTACCTCGACGAGGATCACTACCTCTACATCGTCGACCGCGCCAAGGACATGATCATCACCGGCGGCTTCAACGTCTATTCGGCCGAGGTCGAACAGGCGCTCATGGCCCACGAGGCGGTGCAGGACTGCGCTGTGATCGGCCTGCCGCACGAGAAATGGGGCGAGCAGATCACCGCCGTGGTCCAGCTCCATTCGGGCAGGACAGCGCCGGCCGACGAGCTCCGCGCCGCGGTCAAGGAACGGCTGGGCAGCGTCAAGACACCGAAAGAGGTCCTGATCTGGCCGGATCTCCCCCGGTCCAAAATCGGCAAGGTGCTCAAGACCGAGATCCGGAAAGCCTTGCTGGACAACGACTAA
- a CDS encoding Lrp/AsnC family transcriptional regulator, with product MDDALVAALRADGRMSVADLAKRLGASRSAVSARLEQLKADGSLNVVAAVHPEFLGLTAYAHLAIRTSGRSQATTDAIAALPAAAFVSAVSGEYQTVAELRLPDSPELYRTVADIRGLPEVEQVNTLVYVDVVKGLFMPGRPLPPWLRLDDRDLAIMLRLQADGRESFARMAEHVGLSASATRTRVRYLVEHDVIRIAPVLSRARPDAGLVCGIGLNVRGAGDAVTAALAARDDTEFLARTIGRFDVVATIAAQSARDLDRTLEEISGRPDVVTAETWVHLRIAKERYEWPLPTAEELARR from the coding sequence GTGGACGACGCCTTGGTCGCGGCTTTGCGCGCGGACGGCCGGATGAGCGTGGCCGATCTGGCCAAACGCCTCGGCGCGTCACGCTCGGCCGTTTCGGCCCGCCTGGAGCAGCTGAAGGCCGACGGTTCGCTCAACGTGGTCGCGGCGGTCCATCCCGAGTTCCTCGGCCTGACCGCGTACGCGCACCTCGCGATCCGCACGTCCGGCCGGTCCCAGGCGACGACGGACGCCATCGCGGCACTCCCTGCTGCGGCGTTCGTTTCCGCGGTGAGCGGGGAGTACCAGACCGTCGCCGAGCTGCGCCTGCCCGACTCCCCGGAGCTCTACCGCACGGTGGCGGACATCCGGGGACTGCCGGAGGTGGAGCAGGTCAACACCCTCGTCTATGTGGACGTGGTCAAAGGCCTGTTCATGCCGGGCCGCCCGCTGCCACCCTGGCTGCGGCTGGACGATCGCGATCTCGCGATCATGCTGCGGTTGCAGGCCGACGGGCGGGAGAGTTTCGCGCGCATGGCCGAACACGTCGGGCTGTCGGCGTCGGCCACCCGCACCCGCGTGCGGTACCTCGTCGAACACGACGTCATCCGGATCGCGCCGGTGCTCAGCCGTGCTCGCCCGGACGCCGGCCTGGTGTGCGGAATCGGCCTGAACGTGCGGGGCGCCGGGGACGCCGTGACGGCGGCGCTCGCCGCGCGCGACGACACCGAGTTCCTCGCCAGGACCATCGGCCGGTTCGACGTCGTCGCCACCATCGCGGCGCAGTCCGCGCGAGACCTCGACCGGACGCTCGAGGAGATCAGCGGCAGGCCCGACGTGGTGACGGCGGAAACGTGGGTGCACCTCCGCATCGCCAAGGAACGCTACGAGTGGCCCTTGCCGACCGCCGAAGAACTCGCGCGGCGTTAG
- a CDS encoding amidohydrolase → MRQLPPDRSVLDATATILHPEALVTVDDATEGAAAVLVFGEEIAAVGSVDECRARAAGLGHPSPEVRRLPGTLLPGFVDPHAHPLMYGQMMTWVDCGPERASTIPGIVALLREAAESAPAGRPVRGYGYEHRNLAEKRHPRKEELDAVAEDREVYLMNASGHGGVVNSYTLRSNGITRDTPDPDGGVFFRDARGELTGELSDAACNILTGVSGVKVGHHGPNFHLEDEPDEHERQLAAAQEKFLAAGVTAIGDAQVTRREFDMYLRLDEAGRLKTRVHMYLLSHLLDQSLEMGLHGAFGTPRLSFAGIKFYADGTLGGWTAYFPDGYVGDPCRTGQLYHDPADYAALIDKAHEAGLQTATHAQSPDAIGMVLDAIEEAQRRNPRPDARHRIEHCGLPSPAQIERMASLGVHPVNQPQHYYNWGEGVTDAVGTPGERFNPLGEFQAAGVPVTLSSDAPVAEPNPLEAIQTAVTRTTRRGHRLGGDDLLIDVRSAVAAHTIAGARALGRERDLGSITPGKRADFVLLSENPLTSEPSRIAGIRVLETWIDGEVAR, encoded by the coding sequence ATGCGCCAGTTGCCCCCAGATCGTTCAGTCCTCGACGCGACCGCGACGATCCTGCATCCCGAAGCGCTGGTGACCGTCGACGACGCCACCGAAGGCGCCGCCGCGGTGCTCGTGTTCGGCGAGGAGATCGCCGCGGTCGGCTCGGTGGACGAATGCCGCGCCCGCGCGGCCGGGCTCGGTCATCCCTCGCCGGAGGTGCGGCGGCTGCCGGGCACGCTCCTGCCCGGGTTCGTCGATCCGCACGCGCATCCCCTGATGTACGGGCAGATGATGACGTGGGTGGACTGCGGTCCCGAGCGGGCTTCGACCATCCCCGGCATCGTCGCGCTGCTGCGCGAGGCGGCCGAGAGCGCTCCGGCGGGCAGGCCTGTCCGAGGTTACGGCTACGAACACCGCAATCTCGCCGAGAAACGCCATCCCCGCAAGGAAGAACTCGACGCCGTCGCCGAAGACCGCGAGGTCTACCTCATGAACGCCAGCGGACACGGCGGCGTGGTGAACAGCTACACGTTGCGGAGCAACGGCATCACCCGCGACACCCCGGACCCCGACGGCGGGGTGTTCTTCCGGGACGCGCGCGGCGAGCTCACCGGGGAACTCTCGGACGCGGCGTGCAACATCCTCACCGGCGTCTCCGGGGTGAAGGTCGGCCACCACGGACCGAACTTCCACCTCGAGGACGAGCCGGACGAGCACGAACGGCAACTCGCCGCCGCGCAGGAGAAGTTCCTCGCCGCGGGCGTGACCGCGATCGGCGACGCCCAGGTCACCCGCCGCGAGTTCGACATGTACCTGCGGCTCGACGAAGCCGGACGGCTCAAGACGCGAGTGCACATGTACCTGCTGTCGCACCTGCTCGACCAGAGCCTCGAAATGGGCCTGCACGGCGCTTTCGGTACTCCCCGCCTCTCCTTCGCGGGGATCAAGTTCTACGCCGACGGCACGCTCGGCGGGTGGACCGCGTACTTCCCGGACGGCTACGTCGGGGATCCGTGCCGCACCGGGCAGCTCTACCACGATCCCGCGGACTACGCGGCGCTGATCGACAAGGCGCACGAGGCCGGGCTCCAGACCGCGACCCACGCCCAGTCCCCCGACGCGATCGGCATGGTGCTCGACGCCATCGAGGAAGCGCAGCGGAGGAATCCCCGGCCCGACGCCCGGCACCGCATCGAACATTGCGGGCTGCCGTCCCCGGCGCAGATCGAGCGGATGGCCTCGCTCGGCGTCCACCCGGTCAACCAGCCGCAGCACTACTACAACTGGGGCGAGGGCGTCACCGACGCCGTCGGCACCCCCGGGGAGCGGTTCAACCCCCTCGGCGAGTTCCAGGCGGCGGGCGTGCCGGTCACGCTCAGCTCGGACGCCCCGGTCGCGGAACCGAATCCGCTCGAAGCCATCCAGACCGCCGTGACCAGGACGACCCGGCGCGGCCACCGGCTCGGCGGCGACGACCTGCTGATCGACGTCCGGTCGGCCGTCGCCGCGCACACGATCGCCGGCGCCCGGGCGCTCGGCCGCGAGCGCGACCTGGGCTCCATCACGCCCGGCAAACGCGCCGATTTCGTCCTTCTCAGCGAGAATCCCCTGACCAGCGAGCCGAGCCGGATCGCCGGAATCCGCGTGCTGGAAACCTGGATCGACGGCGAGGTGGCCCGATGA